A window of the Pongo abelii isolate AG06213 chromosome 10, NHGRI_mPonAbe1-v2.0_pri, whole genome shotgun sequence genome harbors these coding sequences:
- the TMEM19 gene encoding transmembrane protein 19 isoform X2 — protein sequence MTDLNDNICKRYIKMITNIVILSLIICISLAFWIMSMTASTYYGNLRPISPWRWLFSVVVPVLIISNGLKKKSLDHSGALGGGQRNWIQVFCNGAVPTELALLYMIENGPGEIPVDFSKQYSASWMCLSLLAALACSAGDTWASEVGPVLSKSPPRLITTWEKVPVGTNGGVTVVGLVSSLLGGTFVGIAYFLTQLIFVNDLDISAPQWPIIAFGGLAGLLGSIVDSYLGATMQYTGLDESTGMVVNSPTNEAKHIAGKPILDNNAVNLFSSVLIAVLLPTAAWGFWPRG from the exons ATGACAGATCTTAACGACAATATATGCAAAAGATATATAAAGATGATAACTAATATAGTTATATTGAGCCTGATCATTTGCATTTCGTTAGCTTTCTGGATTATGTCAATGACTGCAAGCACCTATTATG GTAACTTACGACCTATTTCTCCGTGGCGTTggctgttttctgttgttgttccTGTTCTGATCATCTCTAATggccttaaaaagaaaagtctagATCACAGTGGGGCTCTAGgag GTGGGCAAAGGaattggattcaggtgttctGTAATGGAGCTGTACCCACAGAACTGGCCCTGCTATACATGATAGAAAATGGCCCCGGGGAAATCCCAGTTGATTTTTCCAAGCAGTACTCTGCTTCCTGGATGTGTTTGTCTCTCTTGGCTGCACTGGCCTGCTCTGCTGGAGACACATGGGCTTCAGAAGTTGGCCCAGTTCTGAGTAAAAGTCCTCCAAGACTGATAACAACCTGGGAGAAAGTTCCAGTTG GTACCAATGGAGGAGTTACAGTGGTGGGCCTTGTCTCCAGTCTCCTTGGTGGTACTTTTGTGGGCATTGCATACTTCCTcacacagctgatttttgtgaATGATTTAGACATTTCTGCCCCGCAGTGGCCAATTATTGCATTTGGTGGTTTAGCTGGATTACTAGGATCAATTGTGGACTCATACTTAGGGGCTACAATGCAGTATACTG GGTTGGATGAAAGCACTGGCATGGTGGTCAACAGCCCAACAAATGAGGCAAAGCACATAGCAGGGAAACCCATTCTTGATAACAATGCAGTGAAtctgttttcttctgttcttaTTGCCGTCTTGCTCCCAACTGCTGCTTGGGGTTTTTGGCCCAGGGGGTGA
- the TMEM19 gene encoding transmembrane protein 19 isoform X1 encodes MTDLNDNICKRYIKMITNIVILSLIICISLAFWIMSMTASTYYGNLRPISPWRWLFSVVVPVLIISNGLKKKSLDHSGALGGLVVGFILTIANFSFFTSLLMFFLSSSKLTKWKGEMKKRLDSEYKEGGQRNWIQVFCNGAVPTELALLYMIENGPGEIPVDFSKQYSASWMCLSLLAALACSAGDTWASEVGPVLSKSPPRLITTWEKVPVGTNGGVTVVGLVSSLLGGTFVGIAYFLTQLIFVNDLDISAPQWPIIAFGGLAGLLGSIVDSYLGATMQYTGLDESTGMVVNSPTNEAKHIAGKPILDNNAVNLFSSVLIAVLLPTAAWGFWPRG; translated from the exons ATGACAGATCTTAACGACAATATATGCAAAAGATATATAAAGATGATAACTAATATAGTTATATTGAGCCTGATCATTTGCATTTCGTTAGCTTTCTGGATTATGTCAATGACTGCAAGCACCTATTATG GTAACTTACGACCTATTTCTCCGTGGCGTTggctgttttctgttgttgttccTGTTCTGATCATCTCTAATggccttaaaaagaaaagtctagATCACAGTGGGGCTCTAGgag GGCTAGTGGTTGGATTTATCCTAACCATTGCAAATTTCAGCTTTTTTACCTCTTTGCTGatgtttttcttgtcttcttcaaAACTCACTAAATGGAAGGGAGAAATGAAGAAGCGTCTAGATTCAGAATATAAGGAAG GTGGGCAAAGGaattggattcaggtgttctGTAATGGAGCTGTACCCACAGAACTGGCCCTGCTATACATGATAGAAAATGGCCCCGGGGAAATCCCAGTTGATTTTTCCAAGCAGTACTCTGCTTCCTGGATGTGTTTGTCTCTCTTGGCTGCACTGGCCTGCTCTGCTGGAGACACATGGGCTTCAGAAGTTGGCCCAGTTCTGAGTAAAAGTCCTCCAAGACTGATAACAACCTGGGAGAAAGTTCCAGTTG GTACCAATGGAGGAGTTACAGTGGTGGGCCTTGTCTCCAGTCTCCTTGGTGGTACTTTTGTGGGCATTGCATACTTCCTcacacagctgatttttgtgaATGATTTAGACATTTCTGCCCCGCAGTGGCCAATTATTGCATTTGGTGGTTTAGCTGGATTACTAGGATCAATTGTGGACTCATACTTAGGGGCTACAATGCAGTATACTG GGTTGGATGAAAGCACTGGCATGGTGGTCAACAGCCCAACAAATGAGGCAAAGCACATAGCAGGGAAACCCATTCTTGATAACAATGCAGTGAAtctgttttcttctgttcttaTTGCCGTCTTGCTCCCAACTGCTGCTTGGGGTTTTTGGCCCAGGGGGTGA
- the TMEM19 gene encoding transmembrane protein 19 isoform X3, which produces MTDLNDNICKRYIKMITNIVILSLIICISLAFWIMSMTASTYYGLVVGFILTIANFSFFTSLLMFFLSSSKLTKWKGEMKKRLDSEYKEGGQRNWIQVFCNGAVPTELALLYMIENGPGEIPVDFSKQYSASWMCLSLLAALACSAGDTWASEVGPVLSKSPPRLITTWEKVPVGTNGGVTVVGLVSSLLGGTFVGIAYFLTQLIFVNDLDISAPQWPIIAFGGLAGLLGSIVDSYLGATMQYTGLDESTGMVVNSPTNEAKHIAGKPILDNNAVNLFSSVLIAVLLPTAAWGFWPRG; this is translated from the exons ATGACAGATCTTAACGACAATATATGCAAAAGATATATAAAGATGATAACTAATATAGTTATATTGAGCCTGATCATTTGCATTTCGTTAGCTTTCTGGATTATGTCAATGACTGCAAGCACCTATTATG GGCTAGTGGTTGGATTTATCCTAACCATTGCAAATTTCAGCTTTTTTACCTCTTTGCTGatgtttttcttgtcttcttcaaAACTCACTAAATGGAAGGGAGAAATGAAGAAGCGTCTAGATTCAGAATATAAGGAAG GTGGGCAAAGGaattggattcaggtgttctGTAATGGAGCTGTACCCACAGAACTGGCCCTGCTATACATGATAGAAAATGGCCCCGGGGAAATCCCAGTTGATTTTTCCAAGCAGTACTCTGCTTCCTGGATGTGTTTGTCTCTCTTGGCTGCACTGGCCTGCTCTGCTGGAGACACATGGGCTTCAGAAGTTGGCCCAGTTCTGAGTAAAAGTCCTCCAAGACTGATAACAACCTGGGAGAAAGTTCCAGTTG GTACCAATGGAGGAGTTACAGTGGTGGGCCTTGTCTCCAGTCTCCTTGGTGGTACTTTTGTGGGCATTGCATACTTCCTcacacagctgatttttgtgaATGATTTAGACATTTCTGCCCCGCAGTGGCCAATTATTGCATTTGGTGGTTTAGCTGGATTACTAGGATCAATTGTGGACTCATACTTAGGGGCTACAATGCAGTATACTG GGTTGGATGAAAGCACTGGCATGGTGGTCAACAGCCCAACAAATGAGGCAAAGCACATAGCAGGGAAACCCATTCTTGATAACAATGCAGTGAAtctgttttcttctgttcttaTTGCCGTCTTGCTCCCAACTGCTGCTTGGGGTTTTTGGCCCAGGGGGTGA